Proteins from a single region of Macrotis lagotis isolate mMagLag1 chromosome 2, bilby.v1.9.chrom.fasta, whole genome shotgun sequence:
- the MICALL1 gene encoding MICAL-like protein 1 produces the protein MAGPRGALLAWCRRQCRGYPGVEIRDLSGSFRDGLAFCALLHRHRPELLDFDSLSKDNVYENNRLAFEVAERELGIPALLDPNDMVSMSVPDCLSIMTYVSQYYNHFTNSSQASVSPPGKYPAVPSSSSSVAAPEAEAEGSGIQEEQEATPERLAEQSSRSICASCGQHVHLVQRYLVEGKLYHRQCFRCKECSSTLLPGAYKSGPEAGTFVCTRHRGKLGRTEGRPRTPWHPEGPDGSEVAGMGEDGKEPAASRRGQGELKLSMEPLSQTPSKPPLPSKPQELASPPASRPTPAPRKASETSLSSGSSGSSGGPQPVPRPRSSLQGESPGEQGGCLVNGRVPESSPPVPKPRVAPKASDRAVAPKKKDPPWITLVQSEPKKKPAPLPPGSRPDTPSQAAEDEESQQEAGPAPERESRPAAPEPKPYNPFEDEDHEEATAPPAPAPPEQTSKTLHPWYGITPTSSPRTKKRPAPRAPSASPLALHPPGPRLSHSEPPSSTPSPALSVESLSSEGSVPGPGELEPPVVPKSSSEPTVHVPGASTSLSATPSVSSSEELTQPCLDQASTSSSTSYAKGTPPTKPCVGAAPTPLLLVGEQSPPSPQLQVKSSCKENPFNRKASPMSSPTTKKTHKGSKPVRPPAPGHGFPLIKRKVQADQYIPEEDLYGEMDVIERQLDQLEHRGVTLEEKLRSGENDGHEDDLLVDWFKLIHEKHMLVRRESELIYVFKQQNLEQRQADVEYELRCLLNKPDKDWTEEDRAREKVLMQELVTLIEQRNAIVNCLDEDRQREEEEDKMLEAMIRKKEFQKEAEPGVKKKGKFKTMKVLKLLGNKHDAKSKSSKDKS, from the exons ATGGCGGGGCCGCGGGGCGCGCTGCTGGCCTGGTGCCGCCGCCAGTGCCGGGGCTACCCGGGCGTGGAGATCCGCGACCTGAGCGGCTCCTTCCGGGACGGCCTGGCCTTCTGCGCGCTGCTGCACCGCCACCGGCCCGAGCTGCT AGATTTTGACTCGCTCTCCAAGGACAATGTGTATGAAAATAACCGCCTG GCCTTTGAAGTGGCAGAGAGGGAGCTGGGCATCCCTGCCCTGCTGGACCCCAATGACATGGTCTCCATGAGTGTGCCCGACTGCCTTAGCATCATGACCTATGTGTCTCAGTATTACAACCATTTTACCAACTCCAGCCAAG CCAGCGTCTCTCCACCCGGAAAATACCCAGCagttccttcctcttcctcatctgtGGCAGCTCCCGAGGCTGAGGCTGAAGGCAGCGGGATCCAG GAGGAGCAGGAGGCAACCCCTGAAAGGCTGGCAGAGCAGAGCTCCCGCAGCATCTGTGCCAGCTGTGGGCAGCATGTTCACCTGGTGCAGCGGTATCTGGTGGAGGGCAAGCTCTATCACCGCCAGTGCTTCAG ATGTAAGGAATGTTCTAGCACCCTGCTGCCTGGAGCTTACAAGAGCGGGCCGGAGGCAGGCACCTTTGTGTGCACCCGACACCGGGGCAAGCTGGGACGGACAGAGGGAAGGCCCAGGACCCCTTGGCACCCAGAGGGGCCCGATGGGTCAGAGGTGGCCGGCATGGGGGAAGACGGCAAAGAGCCTGCTGCCTCCCGGAGGGGCCAGGGGGAGCTGAAGCTCAGCATGGAGCCCCTGTCCCAGACCCCGTCCAAACCCCCACTCCCCAGCAAGCCACAGGAGCTGGCCTCTCCACCGGCCTCGCGGCCGACCCCTGCCCCGAGGAAAGCCTCGGAGACATCCCTGTCATCCGGCTCATCCGGCTCATCCGGCGGCCCCCAGCCCGTCCCTCGGCCCCGCTCCAGCCTGCAGGGGGAGAGCCCTGGAGAGCAGGGCGGCTGCTTGGTGAATG GAAGGGTGCCAGAATCCAGCCCCCCGGTCCCCAAACCAAGGGTGGCACCCAAGGCCTCCGACCG AGCTGTGGCCCCCAAGAAGAAGGACCCCCCATGGATCACCCTGGTCCAGTCGGAGCCCAAGAAGAAGCCGGCCCCTCTCCCACCGGGCAGCCGCCCCGACACTCCCTCACAGGCCGCAGAGGACGAGGAGAGCCAGCAAGAAGCCGGCCCGGCTCCGGAGAGGGAGAGCCGGCCAGCCGCGCCAGAGCCCAAGCCCTATAACCCCTTCGAGGATGAGGACCATGAGGAAGCCACGGCCCCACCTGCCCCGGCCCCTCCTGAGCAGACCTCCAAGACTCTGCATCCCTGGTATGGCATCACCCCTACCAGCAGCCCCCGGACAAAGAAGCGGCCGGCTCCGCGGGCACCTAGTGCCTCTCCTCTCG CTCTGCACCCTCCTGGGCCTCGACTCTCGCACTCAGAGCCACCCTCTTCCACCCCATCACCGGCCCTCAGCGTGGAGAGCCTGTCGTCGGAGGGCTCTGTTCCAGGTCCTGGGGAGCTGGAGCCCCCCGTGGTGCCCAAGAGCTCCTCTGAGCCCACTGTCCATGTCCCTGGTGCCTCCACCAGCCTCTCTGCCACCCCTTCTGTCTCCTCCTCTGAAGAGCTGACCCAGCCCTGCCTGGACCAAGCTTCTACCAGCTCTTCCACCAGCTATGCCAAGGGCACCCCCCCTACCAAGCCCTGTGTTGGGGCTGCCCCCACCCCGCTACTGTTGGTTGGAGAGCAGAGTCCTCCGTCCCCCCAGCTGCAGGTGAAG TCATCCTGCAAAGAGAACCCCTTTAATCGGAAGGCATCTCCCATGTCCTCCCCAACAACGAAGAAGACCCACAAGGGATCCAAACCTGTGCGGCCGCCTGCCCCCGGACACGGCTTCCCACTCATCAAACGGAAG GTCCAAGCTGACCAGTACATCCCAGAAGAGGATCTGTATGGGGAGATGGATGTCATTGAGCGTCAGCTGGATCAGCTGGAGCATCGCGGggtgaccctggaggagaaactCCGCAGTGGGGAGAATG ATGGCCATGAAGATGACCTGCTGGTGGACTGGTTCAAGCTCATCCACGAGAAGCACATGCTGGTGCGCCGGGAGTCTGAGCTCATCTATGT CTTCAAGCAGCAGAATCTGGAGCAGCGCCAGGCCGACGTGGAATACGAGCTGCGCTGCCTTCTCAACAAGCCGG ATAAGGACTGGACGGAGGAAGACCGGGCGAGGGAGAAGGTGCTCATGCAGGAACTGGTGACCCTCATCGAGCAGCGCAATGCCATTGTCAATTGTTTGGACGAAGACCGGCAGAG ggaagaagaggaagacaaaATGTTggaagccatgatcaggaaaaaag